A single genomic interval of Selenobaculum gibii harbors:
- a CDS encoding secretin and TonB N-terminal domain-containing protein, translating into MFLQKKMFALVFVLVFSLMGVVQAGPQVSLNVVDTDVRDVLNSLARLGNANIVTDGDIKGNITIQIHSLDFDSALDLVTKMKGLTYHKAGDVILVGPKDNMSSNFGSMHIFQLKYANPSTVISAASLALGYTESNAKTPASTSSSDSVSTSGTDGIATTKVIDRAKEESNLVQVNNGITNRLSIDKATNSLLFYGTDEEANKIAQMLTSIDIPYQQVSVEAEIVAINKDASKNLGIEWNWSSLPQYPEYETEYKTLTNSYTDSSGKEYQFSTQVPKQTITRKWGASDGQLAGGIVSFGRTPEGHSYEFYYSATINALVTDGKANILARPNIQTMNGREAVINIGGQIPISTVTMNDNTSTTSIEYKDTGIILRYTPQINPDGYITANVYTEVSSPVYVEDLKAYRFNKRSADTVVRLKDGETMVIGGLIGSEESKSYSKIPFLGDLPILGKFFSNHNNTKNESEVMIFLTARIIK; encoded by the coding sequence ATGTTTTTGCAAAAAAAAATGTTTGCGTTGGTTTTTGTTCTTGTTTTTAGTCTGATGGGGGTAGTTCAGGCTGGACCACAGGTATCTTTAAATGTAGTTGATACGGATGTACGTGATGTGCTTAATTCATTGGCGCGTTTAGGTAATGCGAATATTGTGACTGATGGCGATATAAAAGGAAATATCACGATACAGATTCATTCACTTGATTTTGATTCTGCGCTAGATTTAGTAACAAAGATGAAGGGGCTTACCTATCATAAAGCGGGGGATGTTATCTTAGTTGGTCCGAAAGATAATATGAGCTCTAATTTCGGCTCTATGCATATTTTTCAATTGAAATATGCAAATCCAAGTACTGTAATTTCGGCAGCTTCTTTAGCTTTAGGATATACAGAAAGTAATGCGAAGACTCCTGCAAGCACTTCGAGCAGTGACTCTGTCTCAACTTCCGGAACTGATGGTATTGCTACGACAAAGGTAATCGATCGTGCAAAGGAAGAGTCAAACCTTGTTCAAGTGAATAACGGGATTACCAATCGTCTATCTATAGATAAGGCAACAAATTCTTTATTATTTTATGGCACGGATGAAGAGGCAAATAAAATTGCACAAATGCTAACATCTATTGATATTCCATATCAACAAGTATCTGTAGAGGCAGAAATTGTTGCAATTAATAAAGATGCATCAAAAAATCTTGGAATTGAGTGGAATTGGTCATCCTTGCCTCAATATCCAGAATATGAAACGGAATATAAAACTTTGACTAATAGCTATACCGATAGTAGTGGAAAGGAATATCAATTTTCTACGCAAGTCCCAAAACAGACGATTACACGTAAATGGGGAGCTAGTGACGGACAATTGGCTGGAGGGATAGTTAGTTTTGGACGTACACCGGAAGGACATTCGTATGAATTTTATTATTCGGCAACGATTAATGCATTAGTTACTGATGGAAAAGCAAATATTTTAGCTCGTCCCAATATACAGACGATGAATGGAAGAGAAGCGGTTATTAATATTGGTGGACAGATTCCGATTTCAACAGTGACAATGAATGATAACACATCTACGACTAGTATTGAATATAAAGACACTGGTATTATCTTACGTTATACACCGCAGATTAACCCAGATGGATATATTACAGCAAATGTATATACGGAAGTAAGTTCACCGGTTTATGTAGAAGATTTGAAAGCGTATCGATTTAATAAACGTTCTGCTGATACTGTAGTCAGGTTAAAAGATGGAGAAACGATGGTGATTGGTGGGCTTATTGGCAGTGAAGAAAGCAAATCCTATAGTAAAATACCATTCTTAGGCGATTTGCCGATACTAGGTAAATTTTTTAGCAATCATAACAATACAAAAAATGAATCAGAAGTAATGATTTTCTTAACAGCACGTATTATCAAATAG
- a CDS encoding response regulator, whose protein sequence is MKIRVLIADDHLLLRQGIRKVLELEPDFEVVDEAINGQEALSKTLILEPDILLLDLNMPMLNGVEVARQLKSAKAKTKIIVLTMHDDDNYVIELLRSGAAGYLLKDVEPSILIKAIRMVKNGESFIYPEAAESLFGVTQCSGNIGAQAEQIWRERRSERLTARELDVLRCIAQGFSNQDIAKTLFVSEKTVKNHLTNIFRKINVNDRTQALLYVLKNKIMTLE, encoded by the coding sequence ATGAAAATAAGGGTATTGATTGCAGATGATCATTTGCTCTTGCGGCAAGGAATTCGAAAAGTACTTGAGCTAGAACCTGATTTTGAGGTTGTTGACGAAGCAATAAATGGACAAGAGGCATTATCGAAAACATTGATATTAGAACCAGATATTTTATTATTAGATTTAAATATGCCGATGTTAAATGGTGTAGAAGTTGCTAGGCAGTTAAAATCAGCGAAGGCAAAGACAAAGATTATTGTTTTGACTATGCACGATGATGACAATTATGTCATAGAGTTATTGAGAAGTGGTGCAGCGGGATATTTATTAAAAGATGTGGAACCATCTATTTTAATTAAAGCGATTCGCATGGTGAAAAATGGAGAATCGTTTATATATCCTGAAGCAGCAGAAAGCCTTTTTGGTGTAACGCAGTGTTCAGGAAATATTGGCGCACAGGCAGAGCAAATTTGGCGTGAACGCCGTAGTGAGCGATTAACGGCACGGGAATTAGATGTTTTACGCTGTATAGCGCAAGGCTTTAGCAATCAAGATATCGCGAAGACGTTATTTGTTAGTGAGAAAACAGTAAAGAATCATTTAACAAATATTTTTCGTAAAATTAATGTCAATGATCGTACGCAGGCTTTGTTATATGTACTAAAAAATAAAATTATGACGTTGGAATAA
- a CDS encoding precorrin-2 dehydrogenase/sirohydrochlorin ferrochelatase family protein has protein sequence MASYPINLNLKDRLCIVIGGGRVAWRKVNTLLDTGAKLRIVSPHVIEELTELIRLNKIEYYQKFYEKKDIMGAFLVICATDNKQVNALIGEDAQKNGALVNVVDDSYPSDFTVPAQIKQGDLLLTVSTSGKSPEISRQLRMELESTYGRKSYADFITLVASFREKLKHMDIPSRQRELFWRQMINREVLEFVRNGEISIVEARFKNAISSFRAES, from the coding sequence ATGGCTTCCTATCCGATCAATCTTAATTTAAAAGATCGATTATGTATTGTTATAGGTGGTGGGCGTGTTGCTTGGCGAAAAGTCAATACGCTTTTAGATACAGGTGCAAAGCTGCGTATCGTTAGTCCGCATGTTATTGAGGAGTTAACGGAGCTAATTAGATTAAACAAAATTGAATATTATCAAAAATTTTATGAAAAAAAAGATATCATGGGAGCTTTTTTAGTGATTTGTGCAACGGACAATAAACAAGTAAATGCTTTGATAGGAGAAGATGCACAAAAAAATGGTGCACTTGTTAATGTTGTGGATGATAGTTATCCGAGCGATTTTACGGTTCCTGCGCAGATAAAGCAAGGGGATTTGTTGCTTACTGTATCAACGAGTGGGAAAAGTCCGGAGATATCACGGCAACTTAGAATGGAACTTGAATCCACATATGGTCGTAAGTCTTATGCGGATTTTATTACGTTAGTTGCTTCTTTTCGTGAAAAATTAAAACACATGGATATACCGTCTCGTCAGCGTGAGTTATTTTGGCGGCAGATGATAAATCGCGAAGTATTAGAATTCGTGCGAAATGGTGAAATTAGCATTGTGGAGGCAAGATTTAAAAATGCAATTAGTAGTTTTAGGGCTGAATCATAA
- the hemA gene encoding glutamyl-tRNA reductase, whose protein sequence is MQLVVLGLNHKTAPVDVRERFSFSEDQVRLGLRNMDLYEGINEAVIISTCNRTEMYAVVDDSDDGLPVLKEFFYDMASSDENIDEYLFFYENDECIRHLFRVAASLDSLVIGEGQILSQVKKSYAIAREMGMASTVINTLFHRAIAVGKRVRTETRIAYSAVSVSYAAVELAKNVIGDLAKVNVLLLGAGQMGELTARHLADAGVNQVLVANRRYERAVELAAQFNGRAVEFDKFMTEALDTDIVITSTGAPHYVVKKWETSQLMKKRKGRPLIFIDIAVPRDVEPEVANLNGVELYNIDDLEAVVDSNIKIREQEAKEAERIVEEEVVELVNKFRYLSFRPVMALLTDKANRIREREVKRAMSKFEDITPEERRIVENMSKMIIRKLLREPMVRMNSAAGTGHEQYYMKAMSDLFKLDTIGESRKIEKISSYRYARQ, encoded by the coding sequence ATGCAATTAGTAGTTTTAGGGCTGAATCATAAAACCGCGCCGGTTGATGTAAGAGAACGTTTTTCATTTTCAGAAGATCAAGTGCGATTAGGATTGCGTAATATGGATCTTTATGAAGGCATTAATGAAGCTGTTATTATTTCGACGTGCAATCGTACAGAAATGTATGCAGTTGTTGATGATTCAGATGATGGATTACCGGTATTGAAAGAGTTTTTTTATGATATGGCAAGTAGTGATGAAAATATTGATGAGTACTTATTTTTTTATGAAAATGATGAATGCATTCGTCACTTGTTTCGTGTAGCAGCAAGTTTAGATTCCCTGGTCATTGGTGAGGGGCAGATATTAAGTCAGGTAAAGAAAAGTTATGCGATTGCGCGAGAAATGGGCATGGCGAGTACCGTAATTAATACGTTATTTCATCGTGCGATTGCTGTCGGTAAGCGCGTTCGCACGGAAACGCGAATTGCCTACAGCGCAGTGTCTGTGAGTTATGCGGCAGTTGAACTCGCAAAAAATGTGATTGGAGATTTGGCGAAAGTTAATGTTCTTTTACTAGGCGCTGGGCAAATGGGTGAATTAACAGCCAGACACTTGGCTGATGCAGGTGTAAATCAAGTTTTGGTAGCAAATCGCCGTTATGAGCGAGCCGTTGAACTAGCAGCTCAATTTAATGGACGAGCTGTTGAATTTGATAAATTTATGACTGAAGCACTTGATACGGATATCGTAATTACCTCTACTGGAGCACCACATTATGTGGTGAAGAAATGGGAAACTTCGCAGTTGATGAAAAAACGTAAGGGACGACCGCTAATTTTTATCGATATTGCAGTACCACGTGATGTTGAGCCAGAGGTTGCGAATTTAAATGGTGTTGAACTATATAATATTGATGATTTGGAAGCTGTAGTGGATTCTAATATAAAAATTCGTGAGCAGGAAGCAAAAGAGGCAGAGCGTATTGTAGAAGAGGAAGTTGTTGAACTTGTAAATAAATTTCGTTATTTGTCTTTCCGACCAGTGATGGCTCTTTTAACGGATAAAGCAAATCGGATTCGTGAACGTGAAGTGAAACGAGCAATGAGCAAATTTGAAGATATTACACCTGAAGAACGCAGGATTGTTGAAAATATGTCAAAGATGATTATTCGTAAATTACTGCGTGAGCCGATGGTGCGGATGAATAGTGCTGCAGGAACGGGACATGAGCAGTATTATATGAAAGCAATGAGCGATTTATTTAAATTAGATACAATAGGGGAGAGTCGTAAAATTGAGAAAATCAGTAGTTATCGGTACGCGCGGCAGTAA
- the hemC gene encoding hydroxymethylbilane synthase → MRKSVVIGTRGSKLALWQANYIADCLRKQYPDLTVELKQITTMGDKILDVPLAKIGGKGLFTKELENEMLSGTIDLAVHSLKDMPTELPEGLTLAAITERIASGDALVSNHFSSLQALPKGARVGTSSLRRKAQLLAYRPDLIISDLRGNVDTRLKKLDDGEFDAIVLAAAGLKRLGWEKRIAEILDTKVCLPAVGQGALAIETRADDQTILDLLAFLNDEETRVTTTAERAFLRTVEGGCQVPVGVYGTVVGENQMQVEALIASLDGKVVVRDTLRGSFADAEILGIRLAKSLLARGGREIMISVGCMV, encoded by the coding sequence TTGAGAAAATCAGTAGTTATCGGTACGCGCGGCAGTAAGTTAGCGCTTTGGCAGGCAAATTACATCGCCGATTGTTTAAGAAAGCAGTATCCGGATTTGACGGTTGAGCTAAAGCAAATCACAACGATGGGAGATAAGATTCTTGATGTGCCGTTGGCGAAAATCGGTGGCAAGGGTTTGTTTACAAAAGAGTTAGAGAATGAAATGTTATCTGGGACGATTGATTTGGCAGTGCATAGTTTAAAAGATATGCCAACAGAGCTTCCAGAAGGTCTTACTTTAGCTGCAATTACTGAACGCATAGCTTCTGGTGATGCGCTTGTGAGCAATCATTTTTCATCGCTTCAGGCATTGCCCAAAGGTGCTAGAGTCGGAACTTCAAGCTTGCGTAGAAAAGCACAGCTTTTAGCATACCGACCGGATTTAATTATTTCTGATTTAAGAGGAAATGTAGATACGCGGCTTAAAAAACTTGATGATGGCGAATTTGATGCTATTGTTTTAGCTGCAGCGGGATTAAAGCGTTTAGGTTGGGAGAAAAGAATTGCAGAAATTCTTGACACGAAGGTTTGTTTACCTGCGGTTGGCCAGGGGGCATTAGCAATTGAGACGCGTGCAGATGATCAAACTATTTTAGATTTATTAGCCTTTCTAAATGACGAAGAAACGCGTGTGACGACAACAGCGGAACGAGCTTTTTTACGTACGGTAGAAGGCGGCTGCCAAGTTCCAGTTGGTGTCTATGGAACGGTGGTTGGTGAAAATCAAATGCAAGTAGAGGCATTGATTGCAAGCCTTGATGGCAAGGTTGTTGTACGTGATACATTGCGAGGATCGTTTGCAGATGCAGAAATATTGGGGATACGTTTAGCGAAGAGCTTATTAGCGCGTGGCGGGCGCGAAATTATGATTAGCGTAGGCTGTATGGTATAA
- the cobA gene encoding uroporphyrinogen-III C-methyltransferase: MAGMVYLVGAGPGDYKLISMKACECIQKADTIVYDRLADDRLLSYARKDVELIYVGKASSNHTMKQEDINQLLVDKAKEGKIVTRLKGGDPFVFGRGGEEALLLEENHLPFEVVPGITSAISVPAYAGIPVTHRGIATSFAVVTGHEDPTKAKSNMRWEKLATAVDTLVFLMGVENLPHITSKLIENGRSADTPAAVIRWGTKLDQRTLITTVGKAAEDVKLNDIKPPAIFIVGDVVNLREKLAWFDNKPLFGKTVLVTRAREQASLLTGKLEELGARCIEAPAIRIVEPDTYEAMDTAIENLSDYQWLIFTSTNGVERFFNRLNSKQLDARAIRGKVAAIGVSTANALRSYGVLADLIPVEFRAEGIVELMQDMVKPGDKILIPRAKVAREILPQKLRELGAIVDVVTAYQTVSGDVDKDALKAMFVNNEIDLVTFTSSSTVTNLLDILGEDGAKMISSVKTACIGPITMLTCEDHKITPTIVAEEYTISGLVESIKKMFKI, from the coding sequence ATGGCTGGAATGGTTTATTTAGTGGGTGCAGGACCTGGAGATTATAAATTAATTAGTATGAAAGCATGTGAATGCATACAGAAAGCCGATACGATTGTTTATGATCGCTTGGCGGATGATCGCTTACTTTCTTATGCACGTAAAGATGTTGAACTTATTTATGTAGGAAAAGCATCGAGCAATCATACGATGAAGCAGGAAGACATTAATCAATTGCTCGTGGATAAAGCAAAAGAGGGCAAAATTGTTACACGATTAAAGGGCGGAGATCCTTTTGTATTTGGCAGAGGCGGCGAAGAGGCTTTATTACTGGAAGAAAATCATTTGCCGTTTGAAGTCGTACCAGGGATTACTTCGGCGATTTCAGTTCCGGCATATGCAGGGATTCCAGTAACGCATCGTGGCATTGCAACGTCGTTTGCCGTGGTAACGGGGCATGAAGATCCGACGAAAGCAAAATCCAATATGCGTTGGGAGAAGTTAGCGACAGCTGTAGACACATTGGTATTTTTAATGGGAGTAGAAAATTTACCGCATATTACATCAAAGTTGATTGAAAATGGACGCAGTGCAGATACACCAGCGGCAGTGATTCGCTGGGGAACTAAGCTTGATCAGCGTACATTAATTACAACGGTCGGAAAAGCGGCGGAAGATGTAAAGCTAAATGATATTAAACCACCTGCAATATTTATTGTCGGTGATGTAGTGAATTTACGCGAAAAATTAGCGTGGTTTGATAACAAACCGCTGTTTGGTAAGACGGTATTAGTTACTAGAGCACGCGAACAAGCAAGCTTACTTACCGGCAAATTAGAAGAGTTAGGTGCAAGATGCATTGAAGCTCCAGCAATTCGCATTGTAGAACCTGATACTTATGAAGCAATGGATACGGCGATTGAGAATTTAAGCGATTATCAATGGCTCATTTTTACGAGTACAAATGGTGTGGAAAGATTTTTTAACCGTTTAAATAGCAAGCAGCTAGATGCTAGAGCGATTCGAGGTAAAGTAGCAGCCATTGGAGTTTCTACGGCAAATGCTTTACGCAGTTATGGTGTTTTAGCTGATTTGATTCCAGTGGAGTTCCGTGCCGAAGGCATCGTTGAACTTATGCAGGATATGGTAAAACCGGGCGATAAAATTTTGATTCCTCGCGCAAAAGTTGCCAGAGAAATTTTGCCGCAAAAATTACGTGAACTTGGAGCGATAGTTGATGTCGTAACTGCTTATCAAACGGTAAGCGGTGATGTAGACAAAGACGCGTTAAAAGCAATGTTTGTAAATAATGAAATAGATTTAGTTACGTTTACAAGTTCTTCTACCGTAACAAATTTACTTGATATTTTAGGTGAAGATGGTGCGAAAATGATTTCTAGTGTAAAGACAGCTTGTATTGGCCCAATTACAATGCTGACTTGTGAAGATCATAAAATTACACCAACGATTGTTGCCGAAGAATATACAATTTCTGGGCTTGTTGAATCCATTAAAAAAATGTTCAAAATATAA
- the hemB gene encoding porphobilinogen synthase, producing MKQTLRPRRMRISEGVRSLVRETSLSVKDFVYPIFVVPGEKVKEEISSLPGCYHLSVDEALKVAEEVVSLGIPSVEVFGLPAYKDEIGSSAWDMTSPVQQAIKAIKEKFPELVIIGDVCLCQYTSHGHCGQLCGQYVDNDETLKLLAKVAVSQAKAGADMVAPSDMMDGRVAAIRQALDESGYQNVSIMSYAVKYASAYYGPFRDAAHSTPQFGDRRSYQMDPANSREALKEVALDTAEGADIIMVKPALSYLDIVRQVRGTTHLPVAVYNVSGEYAMVKAAAANGWIDEKRIVLETLLSMKRAGADMIITYHALDAARWLAEK from the coding sequence ATGAAACAGACATTGAGACCGCGTCGAATGCGTATTTCGGAAGGGGTTCGCAGTTTGGTTCGTGAAACTTCTTTATCAGTAAAAGATTTTGTTTATCCAATTTTCGTTGTACCAGGGGAAAAAGTCAAAGAAGAAATTTCCTCTTTGCCAGGTTGCTATCATTTATCAGTGGATGAAGCGCTAAAGGTAGCAGAGGAAGTCGTAAGCCTTGGCATTCCATCAGTTGAGGTGTTTGGATTGCCAGCATATAAAGATGAAATAGGTTCAAGTGCGTGGGACATGACAAGTCCTGTGCAACAGGCGATAAAAGCAATCAAAGAAAAATTTCCAGAGCTTGTGATTATTGGCGATGTTTGTTTATGTCAGTATACAAGTCATGGTCATTGCGGACAGTTATGCGGACAATATGTGGATAATGATGAAACCTTGAAGCTATTGGCGAAGGTTGCAGTAAGTCAAGCTAAGGCTGGTGCGGATATGGTTGCGCCATCTGATATGATGGATGGCAGGGTTGCAGCAATTCGTCAGGCTCTTGATGAATCAGGGTACCAAAATGTATCGATTATGTCTTATGCGGTAAAATATGCTTCGGCTTATTATGGACCGTTTAGAGATGCAGCGCATAGTACACCGCAATTTGGTGATCGTCGTTCTTACCAAATGGATCCGGCAAATTCGCGTGAAGCGTTAAAAGAAGTAGCACTTGATACGGCAGAAGGTGCAGATATTATTATGGTTAAACCAGCGTTATCATACCTTGATATCGTTCGTCAGGTACGTGGTACTACGCATTTGCCAGTAGCCGTATATAATGTAAGTGGTGAATATGCAATGGTGAAAGCGGCGGCTGCAAATGGTTGGATTGATGAAAAGCGAATCGTACTAGAAACATTATTGAGTATGAAACGTGCCGGCGCGGACATGATTATTACATACCATGCATTAGATGCAGCGCGCTGGTTAGCTGAAAAATAG
- the hemL gene encoding glutamate-1-semialdehyde 2,1-aminomutase, translating to MALNLEKSAAAFAEAKQYIPGGVNSPVRSFRNVGGTPPFITKAKGSRIYDIDGNEYIDYIGSWGPMIVGHANDEVVAALKEAVDRGTSYGAPTLLETELAKLINQIMPSMELIRMVNSGTEATMSALRLARGYTGRDKIVKFEGCYHGHHDSLLVKAGSGAATFGVPDSPGVPSSIANNTLTIPYNDIDAAEKIFSEVGSEIAAVIIEPVAGNMGLVLPRQGYLRKLREITTKYGALLIFDEVMCGFRAALGGAQAAYGITPDLTCLGKIIGGGLPVGAYGGRRDIMEQISPAGPIYQAGTLSGNPLAMTAGIATMKIISREPEYKQPDYSRRLTIKTKQLTTGMEEMVKKAGLKLQFHQAGSMFGLFFNENEVYDYATSAQSDQEAYKIYFHSMLEQGIYLAPSQFETAFMSGAHTEEDIQKTIVASEVAFAKVAAWKK from the coding sequence ATGGCTTTAAATTTAGAAAAATCCGCAGCAGCATTTGCTGAGGCAAAACAATATATCCCTGGTGGAGTAAATAGTCCGGTCCGTTCTTTTCGTAATGTTGGTGGCACTCCGCCGTTTATTACGAAAGCAAAAGGCAGCAGGATTTATGATATTGATGGCAATGAATATATTGATTATATCGGTTCATGGGGCCCAATGATTGTTGGACATGCTAATGATGAAGTCGTAGCTGCACTAAAAGAAGCAGTTGATCGTGGGACAAGTTATGGTGCACCAACTTTGCTTGAAACGGAATTAGCAAAGTTAATTAATCAGATTATGCCATCGATGGAATTGATTCGCATGGTGAACTCCGGAACAGAAGCGACGATGAGTGCGCTTCGCTTAGCAAGAGGCTATACTGGTCGCGATAAAATTGTAAAATTTGAAGGCTGTTATCACGGGCATCATGATAGTTTACTGGTAAAAGCAGGTTCTGGTGCGGCGACTTTTGGTGTACCTGATAGTCCTGGTGTTCCTTCTAGTATTGCGAATAATACGTTGACGATTCCATATAACGATATTGATGCTGCAGAAAAAATTTTTAGTGAGGTTGGCAGTGAAATTGCGGCAGTCATTATTGAACCGGTTGCCGGGAATATGGGATTAGTATTACCTCGCCAAGGATATTTACGTAAATTGCGTGAAATTACCACGAAATATGGTGCGCTATTAATTTTTGATGAGGTAATGTGTGGTTTTAGAGCTGCGCTTGGCGGAGCGCAAGCGGCTTATGGGATTACGCCTGATTTAACTTGTTTAGGCAAAATTATTGGTGGTGGTCTTCCAGTTGGGGCTTATGGTGGTAGACGTGATATCATGGAACAGATTTCACCGGCTGGACCAATTTATCAGGCAGGTACACTTAGTGGCAATCCACTTGCGATGACCGCAGGAATTGCAACGATGAAAATTATTTCTCGTGAACCTGAATATAAACAACCTGACTATAGTCGTCGGTTAACGATTAAGACAAAACAGTTGACAACGGGTATGGAAGAAATGGTGAAAAAAGCAGGGCTTAAATTGCAATTCCATCAAGCTGGTTCAATGTTTGGCTTATTCTTTAATGAAAATGAAGTATATGATTATGCGACATCGGCGCAGTCTGATCAAGAAGCATATAAAATTTATTTCCATAGTATGTTAGAGCAAGGAATTTATTTAGCGCCGTCTCAATTTGAAACAGCATTTATGTCTGGTGCACATACAGAGGAAGATATTCAAAAAACAATTGTAGCGAGTGAAGTGGCTTTTGCAAAAGTTGCAGCGTGGAAAAAGTAA